A stretch of Merismopedia glauca CCAP 1448/3 DNA encodes these proteins:
- a CDS encoding TRAP transporter large permease, with product MGFEWLAILMFVGFFIILMTGFPVAFSFAGTAIVFGAIGLSVGAFDLNRLLLLPNIWFGTMSNFTLLAIPYFIFLGSVLEKSGLAEELLETIGIILGRLRGGLALAVVLVGTVLAATTGVVAATVIVMGMLSLPVMLRYGYDKQLASGVIVASGTLAQLIPPSLVLVILSDQIGVSVGDMFLGALIPGLMLSGSYMLYILGLAIFQPKKVPALPADIPTPKGKALVKQVIKAVLPPLLLIFAVLGSIFFGIATPTEAGAVGAVGSCLLAAINRRLTPQLLRDAAHATAVITALVLMILICSSLFGLVFDALGGKTLITSWLTGLPGGYFGFLIASNVAIFLLGVFLEFIEICFIAMPLFVPAAQALGIDMVWFGVVMAVNLQTAFISPPVGFSLFYLQSVAPKEVSTVDIHKSAIPFMVLQFIVLIIVILFPQTVRWLIDLSTTTGVS from the coding sequence ATGGGCTTTGAGTGGCTGGCAATTTTAATGTTTGTAGGCTTTTTCATCATTTTGATGACTGGCTTTCCCGTCGCCTTTTCTTTTGCTGGTACTGCCATTGTCTTTGGAGCGATCGGGCTGAGTGTTGGTGCATTCGATCTCAATCGACTGCTGCTGCTACCTAACATTTGGTTCGGCACTATGTCCAATTTTACTCTATTAGCTATTCCCTATTTTATCTTTTTGGGTTCGGTACTAGAAAAATCAGGGCTAGCGGAGGAATTATTAGAAACTATAGGCATTATTTTAGGTAGACTGCGGGGAGGGCTGGCTTTAGCTGTAGTGCTGGTGGGAACCGTTTTAGCTGCAACTACAGGAGTTGTGGCGGCTACGGTAATTGTGATGGGAATGCTTTCTCTACCAGTCATGTTGCGCTATGGCTACGATAAGCAATTAGCTTCGGGGGTGATTGTCGCTTCTGGAACTCTAGCTCAATTAATTCCTCCCAGTCTAGTTTTAGTCATTCTCAGCGATCAAATCGGGGTTTCTGTCGGAGATATGTTTTTAGGAGCCTTGATTCCAGGTTTGATGCTGTCTGGCTCTTATATGCTATACATACTGGGTTTGGCAATTTTTCAACCCAAAAAGGTTCCAGCGTTACCTGCCGATATTCCTACTCCCAAAGGTAAGGCTTTAGTTAAACAAGTTATAAAAGCTGTTTTGCCACCACTATTATTGATTTTTGCAGTTTTGGGCAGTATTTTCTTCGGTATAGCTACTCCTACAGAAGCAGGTGCAGTGGGAGCAGTAGGATCTTGTTTGCTAGCTGCGATTAATCGTCGTCTGACTCCTCAACTACTGCGGGATGCTGCCCACGCCACAGCCGTCATTACAGCTTTGGTATTAATGATTTTAATTTGTTCTTCTCTATTTGGCTTAGTTTTTGATGCTCTTGGGGGTAAAACCTTAATTACTAGCTGGCTGACTGGTTTACCTGGCGGCTACTTTGGCTTTTTGATTGCGAGTAATGTGGCGATTTTTCTGTTAGGAGTTTTCCTAGAATTTATCGAAATTTGTTTTATTGCTATGCCTTTATTTGTTCCCGCAGCGCAAGCTTTGGGCATTGATATGGTTTGGTTTGGAGTGGTGATGGCAGTTAACTTACAAACTGCTTTTATTTCGCCTCCCGTGGGCTTTTCACTGTTTTATTTGCAAAGTGTCGCCCCTAAAGAAGTCAGTACTGTCGATATTCACAAAAGTGCAATTCCGTTTATGGTATTGCAGTTTATAGTGTTGATAATTGTGATTCTATTTCCGCAAACAGTGAGATGGCTAATCGATCTTTCGACAACAACAGGTGTTTCGTAG
- a CDS encoding DUF3119 family protein translates to MNNTPSLTTSTQDIELKPSYALPLALIIGSIGLIPIQLLLAALISIFGLFLMVQTALIRLKFTEKSLEVYRSQKLIRDFPYEDWLNWEIFWQPLPILFYFKEVKSIHFLPILFDAKMLQTCLEERCPKKLS, encoded by the coding sequence GTGAACAACACACCATCTTTGACTACATCTACTCAAGATATTGAACTAAAACCGAGTTATGCTTTACCTCTAGCTTTAATAATTGGTAGTATCGGTTTAATTCCCATCCAATTGCTTTTAGCCGCCTTAATATCCATTTTTGGACTGTTCTTAATGGTTCAAACGGCTCTGATCCGGCTGAAATTCACGGAGAAGTCTTTAGAGGTATATCGTTCCCAAAAGCTCATCCGCGACTTTCCTTATGAAGATTGGCTCAATTGGGAAATATTTTGGCAGCCATTGCCAATTCTGTTTTACTTTAAGGAAGTCAAAAGCATTCACTTTCTTCCTATACTATTTGATGCCAAAATGCTGCAAACTTGTCTAGAAGAACGTTGCCCTAAGAAACTCTCCTAA